In Leptospira saintgironsiae, one genomic interval encodes:
- a CDS encoding PAS domain-containing protein, whose protein sequence is MNSIVYWFEELFASLPLSFLDIWGRFGYIVGLFLMICAYGGFTFNPGGKFGFGRRKQSWDTQAFLSIPFTFVFIFITGYVGSFIVLVPGAQTFESLKDLTVFLCILLFGYPALLAVPFAYGLSDLIEGVPPDFLFDWLLGYFINPACFWVAYQLIGRDPDFKKLKTWILYSIFVIIFMSIEPQLWGYICSEQFTREISYRNITPALFFTTGVTWIVAPFAMLIALPLAKKYGLFWAEIPGHTRELVLSYKEWYWQEEKFGKDGVPLGQGLPIRMFLVTPFILLVLIMVAATAYLTLRSSEAASGKLAARLHQEISENINLRLDDYLARSIQKKPEEVSLLLKNTNIARHGRAFIVDRETRIVASSDLRFSNIGSASESGDPVIRNSILSVLKDYGDLYSVRAAFQFRFDIVTAKPVSRETWLTQVTPYRDNAGENDWIVITAMPASYYLEGVQIGNSESAKVFAVALTLSLLIAAFLAGIVTSPIRNISQATRAMAAGDFSQRVPSSKLEEIGTLAFSFNHMAEQLQEAFRRTKASEEQYKDLVDTTPGVVWEADAITFNFTFVSKQAEDLLGYSVEEWKTPGFWADHIHPEDKDYAVNYCVACTGRLEAHDFEYRFLKKDGTVIWLRDMVKVITEGNREKWLRGVMVDITERKNIEEKFLERNRFVESILDISPDILYIYDIQERRNVYSNIGVERLLGYSVEEIQIMGNSLLKSLMHPDDYQVYLTDIIPRYLNALDRDVIEHQYRMHHKDRKWRWFVSRELIYKRDFEGIPTQIFGISNDITKSKEAEETILDLNANLERKIDQRTEELKRTNKDLTESLEYQKKISKELNETQSQLLLSEKLAALGQLAAGMTHELNTPLGAIVSSNRAILDILYEEVKEIPDLLLSLNKTEVEHFKFLLDESLKEISQAEILPNRSLRRELVRVFKEASVSDPENAVNMILELGIHRLGEKLPELLKTENSLKILNAVSSIASIVRFSNVISIATGKASYVVDALKNYLNPGAHNGDEELVPVDIEVELETIIALYHNKIKYGVEVIKHYRTNELCLGDPDKLNQVWINLLNNGLQAMNYKGKIEISTEKRESWIIVSFMDSGSGISKEIQDKIFDPFFTTKNPGEGIGLGLDICKKIVEKMGGKIEFESEPGRTKFEVWLKSANRKKEESIGN, encoded by the coding sequence GTGAATTCGATCGTCTACTGGTTTGAAGAATTATTTGCCTCTCTTCCTCTGTCTTTTCTAGACATCTGGGGCAGATTCGGCTATATTGTCGGGCTCTTTTTAATGATCTGCGCCTACGGAGGTTTTACTTTTAACCCCGGAGGTAAATTCGGTTTTGGTCGCCGAAAACAAAGCTGGGACACCCAGGCATTTCTAAGCATTCCATTCACTTTTGTTTTTATTTTTATCACAGGTTATGTAGGTTCTTTTATCGTTTTGGTTCCGGGTGCTCAGACATTCGAGTCCTTAAAGGATCTAACGGTTTTTCTTTGTATTCTTTTGTTCGGTTATCCTGCACTTCTTGCGGTTCCTTTTGCTTATGGACTTTCGGATCTGATAGAAGGTGTTCCTCCTGATTTTTTATTCGATTGGCTTTTAGGTTATTTTATCAACCCGGCCTGTTTTTGGGTGGCATATCAGTTGATCGGAAGAGATCCAGATTTTAAAAAACTGAAAACCTGGATATTATATTCGATTTTCGTAATTATCTTCATGAGTATAGAGCCTCAACTTTGGGGATATATCTGTTCTGAACAATTTACTAGAGAGATCTCTTATCGAAATATCACTCCTGCATTATTTTTTACTACAGGAGTTACCTGGATAGTCGCTCCTTTTGCGATGCTGATCGCATTACCTTTGGCTAAAAAGTACGGATTATTTTGGGCGGAAATTCCAGGCCATACAAGAGAGTTAGTTTTAAGTTATAAAGAATGGTACTGGCAGGAAGAAAAATTTGGAAAAGATGGAGTTCCTTTGGGACAAGGACTTCCAATCCGAATGTTCTTAGTTACTCCATTTATACTTTTAGTTTTGATCATGGTGGCTGCCACTGCTTATTTGACTTTGAGAAGTTCAGAAGCTGCGTCCGGCAAACTCGCTGCTAGATTACACCAAGAGATCTCGGAGAATATTAATCTAAGGTTAGATGATTATCTGGCTCGCTCTATCCAGAAAAAACCGGAAGAAGTTTCTCTTTTATTGAAAAATACGAATATAGCCAGACATGGTAGAGCTTTTATTGTAGATAGAGAAACTCGAATTGTAGCTTCTTCGGATTTACGTTTTAGTAATATTGGATCCGCCTCAGAGAGTGGGGACCCAGTAATACGGAATTCTATTCTTTCTGTTCTCAAAGATTACGGAGATCTGTATTCTGTTAGGGCAGCGTTTCAATTTAGATTTGATATAGTAACTGCAAAACCTGTTTCCAGAGAGACTTGGCTCACTCAGGTAACTCCGTATAGGGATAATGCAGGAGAAAATGATTGGATCGTAATCACAGCAATGCCTGCTTCTTATTATTTAGAAGGTGTGCAGATAGGTAATAGTGAGTCCGCAAAAGTATTCGCTGTCGCTCTGACTCTTTCACTTTTGATCGCGGCATTTCTCGCAGGAATTGTTACATCACCAATCCGTAATATTTCTCAAGCTACTAGAGCTATGGCGGCAGGGGATTTTTCTCAAAGAGTCCCTTCCAGTAAATTGGAAGAGATTGGGACTCTTGCGTTTTCATTCAATCATATGGCGGAGCAGTTACAAGAAGCGTTCCGTAGAACAAAGGCGAGTGAGGAACAATATAAAGATCTTGTAGATACTACTCCAGGCGTTGTTTGGGAAGCGGATGCAATCACTTTTAATTTCACGTTTGTGAGTAAACAAGCTGAGGATCTGCTAGGATATTCCGTAGAAGAATGGAAAACTCCTGGATTCTGGGCGGACCATATTCACCCAGAAGATAAGGATTATGCGGTGAATTACTGCGTTGCCTGCACGGGAAGATTGGAAGCCCACGATTTTGAATATAGATTCTTGAAAAAAGACGGAACTGTCATTTGGCTTAGAGATATGGTGAAAGTAATCACCGAGGGCAATAGGGAAAAATGGCTTCGCGGAGTGATGGTGGATATCACTGAGCGTAAAAATATAGAAGAGAAATTTTTAGAAAGGAACAGATTTGTAGAATCCATTTTGGATATTAGCCCTGATATATTATATATATATGATATACAGGAACGAAGGAACGTGTATAGTAATATAGGCGTAGAGAGGTTATTAGGATATTCTGTAGAAGAGATTCAGATAATGGGGAATTCTCTTTTAAAATCACTTATGCATCCTGATGATTATCAGGTGTATTTAACTGATATCATTCCAAGATATTTAAATGCTCTAGATAGAGATGTAATTGAACACCAATACAGAATGCATCATAAGGACCGGAAATGGCGTTGGTTCGTTTCTAGGGAATTGATCTATAAGAGGGATTTTGAAGGAATACCAACCCAAATTTTTGGTATTTCCAATGATATTACTAAGAGTAAAGAAGCAGAAGAAACAATTCTAGATCTAAATGCAAATCTGGAACGTAAAATTGATCAAAGAACGGAAGAACTGAAAAGAACGAATAAAGATCTAACCGAATCTTTGGAATATCAAAAGAAGATCTCCAAAGAGTTGAATGAAACTCAAAGCCAACTTCTTCTTTCCGAAAAGTTAGCGGCCCTGGGTCAGCTTGCTGCCGGAATGACTCACGAATTAAATACTCCATTGGGAGCGATTGTCTCTTCAAATCGTGCAATTTTGGATATCTTATACGAAGAGGTTAAGGAAATACCTGACCTTCTTCTTAGCCTAAACAAAACAGAAGTCGAGCATTTCAAATTTTTATTAGATGAAAGTTTGAAGGAAATTTCCCAGGCGGAGATCTTACCGAATCGTTCTTTGAGACGAGAACTTGTGCGCGTATTTAAAGAAGCTTCTGTTTCAGATCCTGAGAATGCGGTAAATATGATCTTAGAATTGGGGATCCATAGATTGGGAGAAAAACTTCCTGAACTTTTGAAGACTGAAAATTCTCTGAAAATTTTGAACGCGGTTTCTTCTATCGCATCTATTGTGAGATTCAGTAATGTGATCTCGATCGCGACTGGAAAGGCATCTTATGTTGTAGATGCGCTTAAAAATTATCTGAACCCGGGAGCGCATAACGGAGATGAGGAGCTTGTCCCGGTAGATATTGAAGTTGAGCTGGAAACAATTATCGCCCTATATCATAATAAGATCAAATACGGGGTCGAAGTAATTAAACATTATCGGACAAACGAACTTTGTTTGGGAGATCCTGATAAGTTGAATCAAGTATGGATCAATCTATTAAATAATGGATTGCAGGCCATGAACTATAAAGGTAAAATCGAAATCTCAACGGAAAAAAGGGAATCCTGGATTATAGTTTCTTTCATGGATTCCGGTTCTGGAATTTCGAAAGAGATCCAAGATAAAATTTTCGATCCATTCTTCACTACCAAAAATCCTGGAGAGGGTATCGGTCTTGGCCTGGATATTTGCAAAAAGATCGTAGAGAAGATGGGCGGAAAAATAGAATTTGAAAGTGAGCCTGGACGCACTAAGTTCGAAGTTTGGCTGAAATCTGCGAACCGTAAAAAAGAGGAATCTATTGGAAACTGA
- a CDS encoding response regulator, giving the protein MEKVKIAIVEDNSEFAQNCANTLSVMEEVDQVEVFSSTEDLSHNHQDKFDLVFMDIVLPGKSGIDYIKERSEFDNDPKYIMLSTLDTDDALIQAMKAGAVGFVLKKDLKDIKEVARMVMREGGILSPGAAAKVISFFRKPPTKETHSLTPREKEILNHIINGYRTKDIARNFGTKEGTVRIQIKSIFKKLQVNSRVDLVRKYSRF; this is encoded by the coding sequence ATGGAAAAAGTAAAAATAGCTATAGTAGAAGACAATTCCGAGTTTGCTCAAAACTGTGCAAACACTCTCTCTGTGATGGAAGAAGTGGATCAGGTAGAAGTATTTTCTTCTACCGAAGACTTATCACATAATCACCAAGATAAATTTGATCTTGTATTTATGGATATCGTTCTTCCTGGAAAATCCGGGATCGATTATATAAAAGAAAGATCTGAATTTGATAACGACCCTAAGTATATTATGTTATCTACGTTAGACACTGACGATGCTTTAATACAAGCAATGAAGGCTGGTGCAGTCGGATTTGTTCTCAAAAAAGATCTGAAAGACATAAAAGAAGTAGCGAGGATGGTGATGAGAGAAGGAGGGATACTTTCTCCTGGTGCCGCTGCGAAAGTGATTTCCTTTTTCAGGAAACCTCCAACGAAGGAGACACATTCTTTAACTCCTCGAGAAAAAGAAATTTTGAATCATATCATAAATGGTTATAGAACTAAAGATATAGCGCGTAACTTTGGGACGAAAGAAGGTACAGTTCGAATTCAGATCAAAAGTATTTTCAAAAAATTACAAGTGAACTCTAGAGTAGATCTGGTTCGTAAGTATTCTCGTTTCTAA
- a CDS encoding SH3 domain-containing protein, with protein sequence MKQILAFFLAFASILIWNCASVEKVEPRKIEKIMKVHAGGGLRLRIAPNIEAKKIDLVPDGDVVETLGETGEVEIQDGKQGRWVKVKWKKKDGYVFGGFLEFINVK encoded by the coding sequence ATGAAACAGATCCTCGCATTCTTTTTGGCCTTTGCTTCTATTTTAATTTGGAATTGTGCCTCCGTAGAAAAAGTAGAACCTCGTAAAATAGAAAAGATCATGAAGGTCCATGCAGGAGGAGGTCTTCGTTTGAGGATCGCTCCTAATATAGAAGCTAAAAAAATAGATCTGGTCCCGGACGGCGACGTTGTAGAAACTTTAGGCGAGACCGGAGAAGTCGAGATCCAGGACGGTAAACAAGGCCGTTGGGTCAAAGTGAAGTGGAAGAAAAAAGACGGATATGTGTTCGGCGGATTTTTAGAATTTATCAACGTCAAATAA
- the ppk1 gene encoding polyphosphate kinase 1 produces MKSPETQTLGSGGNGNKGPIHIGNSDIFFDRELSWVDFNKRVLEEATDPENPLLERLKFLCITESNLDEFYMVRVAGLRNILAEGNDEKSLNGQRASEILTDLSNKVRNFVNVQYETLTHTLEQMKENGIHLILNPDELNKNEIEDIKHYYKEDVSPILTPLSIDPSHPFPHILNKSLNLAIVLTADDEKTGLKKDLFAVVQVPSVLPRFLQLKGEGKTRRFFPLEEIIKLHVDDLFYGMTVKEVYPFRILRDADISIDEEASVKDLLITMKKEIRNRIWGDAVRMDIYEGTSSFVRNTLKELMELQDHEIFDVSSILNISDTMYFYGLEHTSKFKYTFFQQKTTLKFESPEKIFEAIKKKDRLLHHPYQSFGAIEDLLRISSEDPKVLGIKMTLYRTSGDSPIIQYLGQAAENGKQVTVLVELKARFDEERNIKWAQKLEERGVHVVYGVVGLKIHSKMLLIVRREEEHLVRYVHLGTGNYNSTTSKYYTDLSFFTVNKEITEDVSTIFNTITSYAKMPFLHKLAASPHNLKTVFLALIEKETENAKAGKPARIIFKMNSLVDPHIILAMYNASRAGVIIELIIRGICCLKPGLPGISENITVISIVGRFLEHTRIYYFLSGGEESIFLASADCMPRNFERRIEVLFPILDAKNKDRIKKILDVQIRDNVKARLLSSDGIYRKRERVEGEKPVDSQIERMNFTE; encoded by the coding sequence ATAAAATCGCCTGAAACCCAGACTCTAGGAAGTGGGGGAAATGGAAACAAGGGACCGATCCATATCGGTAACTCCGATATCTTTTTTGATCGGGAACTTTCCTGGGTAGATTTTAACAAACGGGTTTTAGAAGAAGCTACCGATCCTGAAAATCCACTTCTGGAACGCCTAAAATTTTTATGTATCACTGAATCAAACTTAGACGAGTTCTATATGGTCCGAGTAGCAGGTTTGAGAAACATACTGGCAGAAGGTAACGACGAAAAAAGTCTAAATGGCCAAAGAGCTTCCGAGATCTTAACTGATCTATCCAATAAGGTAAGAAATTTCGTAAATGTTCAATACGAAACGCTGACTCACACTCTGGAGCAGATGAAAGAGAATGGTATCCATCTTATCTTAAATCCAGATGAATTAAATAAAAATGAAATAGAAGACATCAAACATTATTATAAAGAAGATGTTTCTCCGATCTTAACTCCACTTTCTATAGATCCCTCTCACCCATTTCCTCATATACTTAATAAATCCTTAAACTTAGCGATCGTCCTTACCGCAGACGACGAAAAAACAGGACTTAAAAAAGATCTGTTCGCTGTAGTTCAAGTGCCTTCCGTACTACCAAGATTTTTACAACTTAAGGGAGAAGGTAAAACCAGAAGATTTTTCCCATTAGAAGAGATCATCAAACTACATGTGGATGACTTATTCTACGGAATGACAGTAAAAGAAGTTTATCCTTTCCGTATCTTAAGAGATGCAGACATCTCCATAGATGAAGAAGCTTCTGTAAAAGATTTACTCATCACTATGAAAAAAGAGATCCGAAACCGTATCTGGGGAGACGCGGTGAGGATGGATATTTACGAAGGAACTTCTTCTTTCGTAAGGAACACTCTAAAAGAACTCATGGAACTACAAGATCATGAGATTTTCGATGTATCTTCTATATTAAATATTAGTGATACAATGTATTTTTACGGATTGGAGCATACTTCTAAGTTCAAGTATACCTTCTTCCAACAAAAAACTACTTTAAAGTTCGAATCTCCTGAGAAAATTTTCGAAGCGATCAAAAAGAAAGACAGGTTATTGCATCACCCCTACCAATCTTTCGGAGCAATCGAAGACCTACTCAGAATTTCTAGCGAAGACCCGAAAGTGTTAGGGATCAAAATGACCCTATACCGTACAAGCGGAGACTCTCCTATTATCCAATATTTAGGACAGGCTGCTGAAAACGGAAAACAGGTCACAGTACTTGTAGAGTTAAAAGCAAGATTCGACGAAGAACGAAATATCAAATGGGCCCAAAAACTGGAAGAAAGAGGGGTTCACGTAGTATATGGAGTAGTTGGACTTAAAATCCACAGCAAGATGCTTCTGATCGTAAGAAGAGAAGAAGAACATCTAGTGCGTTATGTGCATCTTGGTACCGGAAATTACAACTCCACAACCAGTAAATATTATACGGACCTAAGCTTCTTCACTGTTAACAAAGAAATTACTGAAGATGTTTCCACTATTTTTAATACAATCACTAGTTATGCAAAGATGCCTTTCTTACACAAACTGGCCGCTTCTCCACATAACCTAAAAACTGTATTCTTAGCTCTCATCGAAAAAGAGACTGAAAATGCAAAAGCAGGAAAACCTGCACGTATCATTTTCAAGATGAACAGCTTAGTAGATCCTCATATTATACTAGCAATGTATAATGCTAGTCGCGCGGGAGTGATTATCGAACTGATCATTCGAGGGATCTGCTGTTTAAAACCTGGACTTCCAGGAATTTCAGAAAATATCACAGTGATCTCTATCGTAGGTAGATTCTTAGAGCATACACGTATCTATTATTTCCTTTCCGGCGGAGAAGAAAGTATCTTCCTTGCATCCGCAGACTGTATGCCTAGAAACTTTGAAAGAAGGATCGAAGTTCTATTCCCTATACTAGATGCAAAAAATAAAGATAGGATCAAAAAGATCTTAGATGTTCAGATCAGGGACAATGTAAAAGCAAGATTACTTTCTTCCGACGGGATCTATCGCAAAAGAGAAAGAGTAGAAGGCGAGAAGCCTGTGGATAGCCAGATCGAAAGAATGAACTTCACGGAATAA
- a CDS encoding lysophospholipid acyltransferase family protein: MKIAISSFIATSILKIIYITVRWTKIHIPKKTEELLLQKKGFVLALWHNQIPFVIDFTYKFYVKRYGLEVIPMASQSKDGELATRVISHFGMKPKRGSSKRGGASALRALVNDAKKGSISLITPDGPTGPVYTLKPGIIQLASMTGFPILSYYAKYDHYSIVQSWDRTPVPKLFSKAEFFISEPFYVPKLNGEEELEVWRKKLETFMLDQAGITWQEAENLREEVRLAQEAKSKPKKN; this comes from the coding sequence ATGAAGATCGCAATTTCTTCCTTTATCGCCACTTCAATATTAAAAATTATATATATTACAGTCCGTTGGACTAAAATACATATCCCCAAAAAAACAGAAGAGCTACTTCTCCAAAAAAAAGGATTCGTTTTAGCACTTTGGCATAACCAAATCCCATTCGTTATAGACTTCACATATAAATTTTATGTAAAACGTTATGGTTTGGAAGTGATCCCAATGGCTTCTCAATCCAAAGATGGAGAATTAGCCACAAGAGTGATCTCTCATTTTGGGATGAAACCAAAAAGAGGTTCCAGTAAAAGAGGAGGCGCCTCTGCGTTAAGGGCACTAGTTAATGACGCTAAAAAAGGTAGTATCAGTTTAATCACTCCAGACGGCCCTACTGGCCCAGTCTATACTCTCAAACCAGGTATCATTCAGTTGGCCTCTATGACAGGGTTTCCAATTTTATCTTACTACGCAAAATATGATCATTATAGCATTGTGCAAAGTTGGGATAGAACTCCAGTTCCAAAACTATTTTCTAAAGCTGAATTTTTTATTTCAGAGCCGTTTTACGTTCCAAAACTAAACGGAGAGGAAGAACTAGAAGTTTGGAGAAAAAAATTAGAAACATTCATGTTAGATCAAGCAGGGATCACCTGGCAAGAAGCAGAAAATTTAAGGGAAGAAGTAAGACTGGCTCAAGAGGCCAAAAGTAAGCCTAAGAAAAATTAG
- a CDS encoding LIC13259/LIC11441 family protein translates to MRNVFSYIAAASVVSVSAPVAAESSELRLFQRLSVFHEQLLSSDDKRTNPKGLSGMIRRAKESSGEERIKYAKSLTFAELLEKASSREEQEFLYSELCSSLKDVAPKFQLYSFLCPKTGKVWISKTKEVRNPYLIDERETGKLIV, encoded by the coding sequence ATGCGCAACGTATTCTCATACATAGCCGCGGCATCCGTGGTTTCAGTTTCCGCTCCAGTGGCTGCGGAATCTTCCGAGTTGAGATTATTTCAAAGACTATCAGTATTTCATGAACAATTACTTTCCAGTGATGACAAAAGAACAAATCCAAAAGGACTCTCTGGAATGATCCGTAGAGCTAAAGAAAGTTCCGGAGAAGAAAGGATCAAATATGCTAAGTCATTGACCTTTGCAGAATTATTGGAAAAAGCGAGTTCAAGAGAAGAGCAGGAATTTTTATATTCAGAGTTATGTTCTTCCTTAAAAGATGTGGCACCCAAATTCCAACTTTATTCTTTTCTCTGCCCTAAAACAGGAAAGGTTTGGATCTCTAAAACAAAAGAAGTCCGAAATCCTTACCTGATAGATGAAAGAGAAACAGGAAAACTGATAGTTTAA
- a CDS encoding DinB family protein: protein MIDPEYCVALAEYNSWQNESLLNVSEKLRSGELEEDKKLFFGSMAKTWNHIIMMDLSWLDRFHSRPIQKLDFHEMQFSNLSELKKLRTELDSTISEWVKTITSEWLTQDLKFYSYMYKKEITLPIWLLITHFFNHQTHHRSQISTALLQSGLDYGVTDIPWNPFYPKSR from the coding sequence ATGATAGATCCAGAATACTGTGTCGCTTTGGCAGAATACAATAGTTGGCAAAACGAATCCTTATTAAATGTATCTGAAAAATTAAGATCAGGCGAATTGGAAGAAGATAAAAAACTTTTTTTTGGCTCTATGGCTAAAACCTGGAATCATATCATCATGATGGATCTTTCTTGGTTGGATCGATTCCATTCTAGGCCTATCCAAAAATTGGATTTTCATGAGATGCAGTTTTCTAATCTGTCAGAACTCAAAAAACTTAGGACTGAATTAGATTCGACGATTTCGGAATGGGTAAAAACCATTACCTCAGAGTGGCTCACACAAGATCTGAAGTTTTACAGTTACATGTACAAAAAAGAAATCACATTGCCCATATGGCTTCTGATCACTCATTTTTTCAATCATCAGACTCATCATCGCAGCCAAATCTCTACAGCATTATTACAAAGTGGATTGGACTATGGAGTTACGGATATTCCTTGGAATCCATTTTATCCAAAATCCAGATAA
- a CDS encoding alpha/beta fold hydrolase, whose translation MDFVYELFLRNYTRQKIRFMEKELGFQRLQLDLGGHKIFFLQRPSAQGSNKTLFFIHGLLDSATGFRRLAPFLRNDFNLLVPDIPGFGLSPLPKVKYLYQVDIFADLLYNSIRKLALNDVVLAGHSMGSLIAMMIAMRDSEKEKRIQRLVLLSPGGIPHPQRDEMRKLLFPSKTEEIERLLTALYQENVPELGGIAKKALLSQWNNLAHQFLTENTLDREKEIFLGKKLSAVTQKSLIISGTEDPITDPPMVKKLHSYLKKSKLVWIPNAKHAIHMERPKEVAEKINSWL comes from the coding sequence ATGGATTTTGTATACGAACTTTTTCTTCGAAATTATACCAGGCAAAAAATTCGGTTTATGGAGAAGGAGCTGGGATTTCAGCGCCTGCAACTTGACCTGGGTGGGCATAAAATTTTCTTCTTACAGAGACCTTCTGCCCAAGGATCGAACAAAACTCTTTTTTTCATACACGGACTTCTGGATTCTGCCACAGGTTTCAGAAGACTGGCTCCTTTTTTACGAAATGACTTCAATCTTTTGGTCCCGGATATTCCCGGTTTTGGATTAAGTCCTCTTCCTAAAGTGAAATATTTGTATCAAGTAGATATATTTGCAGACCTTCTTTACAATTCGATCCGCAAACTCGCGTTAAACGATGTAGTGTTGGCTGGGCATTCCATGGGATCTTTGATCGCGATGATGATTGCAATGCGCGATTCTGAAAAAGAAAAAAGGATCCAGAGACTCGTGTTACTTTCTCCTGGCGGAATTCCGCATCCACAAAGAGACGAAATGAGGAAGTTACTTTTTCCTTCGAAAACGGAAGAGATTGAAAGACTTCTTACTGCATTGTATCAGGAGAATGTTCCGGAATTAGGTGGTATCGCAAAAAAAGCCCTGCTCAGCCAATGGAATAATTTAGCTCATCAGTTCTTAACGGAAAATACTCTAGATAGAGAAAAAGAAATTTTTCTGGGCAAAAAACTCTCTGCTGTTACCCAAAAATCTCTGATCATTTCCGGAACAGAAGATCCGATCACGGATCCTCCTATGGTCAAAAAGTTACATTCTTATTTAAAGAAAAGCAAACTGGTATGGATCCCAAATGCGAAACATGCTATTCACATGGAAAGGCCTAAGGAGGTTGCAGAAAAGATCAATTCTTGGCTTTGA
- a CDS encoding FAD-binding oxidoreductase — protein sequence MSISQENKNKLKSLLGDDRVFFKDETQMDQATFLSFGTDRTKVYVPDYEILTFPKNTQEVSEIVKFAFENDIKIVPSGGRTGYAGGAVAKSGEIVISLTKMDQVLDFDPFFGSLTVQAGMITKNLHKEAEERGFYFPVDFAATGSSHIGGNIATNAGGVRVVHYGLIRQWVLGLKVVTGTGEILEFNGEILKNNTGYDLKHLFIGSEGTLGIITECTLKLTKKPADNRILFTAVPDFPSILELFKETHNMSLPILAFEFLTKYCLDKVMDHLHVPDPFSEVSPYYVLMEFEITEESDDEKLFSFLETIMEKGYVSDGSLAQNSRQAETFWKYREGISESISIDYTVHKNDISLPLRNMNPFLEDMQSLLSSKYPGFEIALFGHIGDGNLHLNIVKPKDLSDSEFFSQCKKVDPSMFELLQKHHGSISAEHGIGLLKKDFLHFSRSSAEIEVMRMIKKSLDPKNLLNPGKILP from the coding sequence ATGAGTATTAGCCAGGAAAATAAAAATAAACTCAAATCCCTATTGGGAGACGACAGGGTTTTTTTCAAAGATGAAACCCAAATGGATCAGGCGACATTTCTTTCTTTCGGAACGGACAGAACAAAAGTATATGTTCCAGATTATGAAATCCTAACATTCCCTAAAAATACCCAAGAAGTTTCTGAAATCGTAAAATTTGCATTCGAGAATGATATTAAGATCGTTCCTTCCGGTGGAAGAACAGGCTACGCAGGCGGAGCAGTAGCCAAGTCTGGCGAAATTGTAATCTCACTCACCAAGATGGATCAGGTTTTGGATTTCGATCCATTCTTCGGCTCCTTGACTGTACAAGCGGGGATGATCACTAAAAATCTGCATAAAGAAGCAGAAGAAAGAGGCTTCTATTTTCCTGTAGATTTTGCAGCCACAGGTTCTTCTCATATAGGTGGTAACATAGCGACTAACGCGGGTGGTGTGAGAGTAGTTCATTATGGTCTGATCCGCCAGTGGGTTTTGGGCCTGAAAGTAGTTACAGGAACAGGGGAAATCCTGGAATTTAACGGCGAGATCTTGAAAAACAATACAGGTTATGATCTAAAACATCTATTCATTGGCTCCGAAGGAACATTAGGAATTATCACCGAATGTACCTTAAAACTTACCAAAAAACCTGCGGATAACAGGATCCTTTTCACGGCGGTTCCTGACTTCCCTTCTATATTAGAATTATTTAAAGAAACTCATAATATGTCCTTGCCTATTTTGGCATTTGAGTTTTTGACCAAATATTGTTTGGATAAGGTGATGGATCACCTACATGTTCCTGATCCATTTTCTGAAGTGAGCCCATACTATGTTTTGATGGAATTCGAGATCACTGAAGAATCAGATGATGAGAAACTATTCTCCTTTTTAGAAACCATTATGGAAAAAGGTTATGTTTCCGACGGAAGCCTAGCTCAAAACTCCAGACAAGCAGAAACATTCTGGAAATATAGAGAAGGAATCAGTGAATCCATTTCTATAGATTATACAGTTCATAAGAATGATATATCTCTTCCTCTTCGAAATATGAATCCGTTCTTGGAAGATATGCAATCTTTGCTTTCTTCCAAATATCCTGGCTTCGAGATCGCACTTTTCGGTCATATAGGTGATGGAAACCTTCACTTGAATATAGTAAAACCTAAGGATCTTTCTGATTCCGAGTTTTTCTCTCAATGTAAGAAAGTGGACCCTTCTATGTTTGAACTATTACAAAAACATCATGGATCTATCAGTGCAGAACATGGGATCGGCCTTTTGAAAAAAGACTTTTTACATTTCTCTCGTTCTTCTGCAGAGATAGAAGTGATGAGAATGATCAAAAAATCTTTGGACCCTAAAAATCTTTTGAATCCGGGGAAAATTCTCCCTTAA